AGACCCGATAAGGGGCCAATTCAGGGACGGCGAAGAGATGCCTTGGAAAAACCAGAGCGGCGGCTCGGGCGGCGGTGGGCCGTGGGGCGGCAATGGCGGCGGCAGGGGCCCGTGGGGCGCCGGCGGCGGCAACGGGGGCGGTCGACGGCCCGGCGGCTTCGGCGGCGGGCGGGGCGGCCAGCCACCCAATTTCGAAGACATGATCCGGCGCGGCCAGGATGGCGTGCGCCGGGTGATGCCGGGCGGCGTCGGCTCGCCCAAGGGCCTCGCGCTGATCGCCCTGCTGGTCGTCGCGATCTGGATGGCGACCGGGTTCTACCGCGTCGACCCGAAGGAAGCCGGCGTCGAACTGGTGTTCGGCGAGGTGGTCCATGTCTCGGCCCAGGGCCTGCACTGGAACTGGCCGTCGCCGATCGGCGAGACCGAGAAGCCGAAGATCACCGAGATCTCCAAGACCAACGTCGGCTTCATCCAGCTCGGCGATTCGCGCCGCACGGAAGAGCAGGAAAGCCTGATGCTGACCGGCGACGAGAATATCGTCGACATCAAGGTCGTGGTGCACTGGCGCATCGACGCCCGGCCCGTGACCCGCACAGTCGACGGCGCCGAGATTACGAGCCAGCCCGGCATCCGCAACTACCTGTTCAACATCCGCAACCCGGAAAAGACCATCAAGGACGCGACCGAGAGCGCGATCCGCGAGATCGTCGGCAAGACGCCGTTCGAGGAAATCCGGACCAAAGGCCGGCAGAAAATCCAGGGCGACGCCAAGCTGCTGATCCAGCGCATTCTCAGCGATTACGGCGCCGGCATCGAGGTGGTCCGCGTCCAGCTCCTCGGCGCCGATCCGCCGGACAAGGTGCTCGACGCCTTCCGCGACGTGCAGGCCGCCCGTGCCGACCGGGACAAGATGATCAACGAGGCGACCGCCTATCAGAAGCGGATCCTGGAACGGGCGAACGGCCGGGCCGACCAGATCACCCGGGCGGCGGAAGCCTTCAAACAGGAGCGCATCCAGATCGCCCAGGGCGAGACCAGCCGCTTCCTGGCGCTGTTGCGCGAATACGAGGCGGCGAAGGACATCACCCGCAAGCGCATCTACATCTCCACGATGCAGAATATCCTGAAGAGCATGGAGAAGATCATCGTGGACCAGTCCGGCAGCCAGGGCGTCGTGCCCTACCTGCCGCTCGACGAACTGATCAAGCAGCGCGGCACGCCCAGCAACGAGGACGGCGACGTGGCACCCGGAACGGGCCCGACGCTCCGCCAGCCGGAAGCCGACGCCAGCAGGAGCCAGTAGCATGACCCGCACCCGTATCGCCCTGATCGCGTTTCTGGTCATCATCGGCGTGCTCGGCTATTCGGCCGTGTACACGGTTCACGAGCGCGACCAGGTGCTCGTGCTGCAGTTCGGCAAGGTCGTGCGCCAGGACAGCGATCCCGGTCTGCACTTCAAGCTGCCGTTCATCCAGAACATCCGCTATTTCGACCGGCGCGTTCTCGACCTCGACGTGGCGCCGGCGGAAATGCCGACCACCGACCAGAAACAGACGGTTGTCGACACCATCGCCCGCTACCGGATCAAGAATCCGCTGAAATTCTTCCAGGCGGCGAGGGCCGTGGAGGTTTTCGAGCAGCAGCTCGGCGACATCGTGAGCTCGACGACGCGGGCGGTGTTTGCCCGTGTCCCGCTGGCGGAACTGCTGACGGCAAAGCGCGCCGACATCATGCGCGACATCGCCGACCGCGTGAGCGCCGCCGTGGAAGACCGCTATGGCGTCGACCTGATCGACGTCCGGGTCAAACGGCTCGACCTGCCGCCGCAGAACAGCGAACGGATCCTGCAGCGGATGGAATCCCAGCGGCGCCAGGAAGCGACCGGCATCCGGGCCAACGGCGAGCGCGAATCGGCCCGCATCAGGGCGGATGCCGACCGCGATTCGCGGATCACCGTCGCCAAGGCCGAGCGCCGGTCCCAGGAACTGCGCGGCGAGGGCGAGGGCAGGGCGCAGGAGATCTACAACAAGGCCTATGGCCGGGACGGCGGGTTCTTCGAGTTCTGGATCTCCATGAACGCGCTGCGCGATTCGCTCGGCGCGGAAAACACGCGCTATATCGGCCCGGCCGCAGGGGAGTTCTTCAAGTTTTTCGGCGACATGGACGGCAAGAAGGCCGGAGGCGAGAAGAAATAGCCGCCGGCTTGGCGGTTCCGGGGGCCGTCCCGGAACAGGCAGGCGCTCCGGTCGCCGGAACATGGTGCCGGGAACACGGATGAACGTCGGGTGAAAGAACTGCTGCTGGCGCTCTGTCTGGCGATCGCGCTGGAAGGCATGATCTATGCGCTCTTCCCCAACGGGATGCGCCGGCTGATGCAGGTGTTCCTTGAAGCTTCGGAAGCGGCGATCCGCCTGACCGGGCTGGGCGCGGCGGCGGTCGGCCTTGGCCTGATCTGGCTGATACGGTGAAAGTCCGCGCGGCGGCGTCCCGAACCGGTCCCGAAACCGAAAGCCGATTGACCTGAACCGCCGCCGATTGGAGACTGCGGCGGAGAGACAGGCCGGCGGCGGCCCTGTCCGGACGCTAGAGTGCGGTCATGAGCGACGCCGATATCTCCGTCACAGGCGGCAGAATCATTCCGGGAGACCTGCCGTGCCTGGTCTGCCAGGCCCGGTCGTCCGCCGTCTGCAGCGTTCTGAAGGGCGAGCGTATCGCCTGCCTGAAGGATATCGTCGTCCGCCGCCAGATCGACGCCGGGCGCCGCCTGTTCGACGAGGGCGATCCGGCCGCGCATTATTTCATCGTCACCGACGGCGCCATGATGGTGTTCAAAGAGGCCCATGACGGGCGGCGGCAGATCACCGGATTCCTCTATCCCGGCGACATGCTGGGGCTCAATCACCACCAGCGCTATGCCTATTCCGCCGAGGCGCTCGGCGAGGCGATCGTCTGCCAGTATCCGATCGCGGCCATGAACGGGCTGTTCCGGGAATTTCCCGACATGGAACACTGGCTGTTGCGCCATTGCTCCGACGAACTGGCTTCGGCCCACGACCAGATGTTCCTGCTCGGCCGCAAGACCGCGATGGAGAAGATCGCAACCTTCCTGTGGTTCCAGATGCACCGGATGCGCCGGCGCAGCCCGGATGCCACGCGGCTCGAACTGTCGATGTCTCGGCGCGAAATTGCCGACTATCTCGGGCTGACCGTGGAGACGGTGAGCCGCACGATCACCCGGCTGCGCCGCGACGGCACGATCCGGACGGTCGGAAAGCAGACCGTCGACGTGCTGGATGCCGACGAACTGCGCGAGCGGGCCGGGGGCGACGGGGCCCTGAAGCCGGCAACGGCGCACCCCGGCTGAGCGGCGGTCCCGGCTTCCGGCGGACCGGGGCCTCGTCCGCTTCTATCGGAACTGCCGATGCCGCCGGCGTCCCCTTCGACTTGGCTCAGGGCGTCCCTCGATACGGCGCGCAGGCGCGCCTACTCGGATGAGGGTTGTTTTTGGCTACCCCAATTTTCCCTCATCCTGAGTAGCCCCGGGCTCCGGCCGGGGCGTATCGAAGGGCGATCGCCCCACCGCCTTCAGTGGCTCATCAGCACCGGAACCGGCATCTGGTCGAGGATGTCCCGGGTCGCGCCGCCCAGGGCCAGTTCGCGGAAGCGCGAATGGCTGTAGCCGCCCATCACGACCAGGTCGGCGCTGTGGTCCGCCGCGCGCGACATCACGACGTCGCCGACCCGGATGTCGTGGGCGATGTGCTCGGCGACGGACGCTGCCGCGCCCATGCGCCCGGCAAAGCCGGTCAGGCGGTCGGCGTCGCCGGCCGATGCCTTCTGCTCGCTGTCCGGCGCGACCGTCAGGAACAGCACATCGGCGCCGTCCATGAAGGGCGCGGCGTCGTTGAAGGCGCGCACGGCCTCGCGGCTGCCGTCCCACGCCACCAGGATGCGCCGGAATTCCGGGTCCGCGCCGATATAGGGATGGAACAGGACCGGCCGGCCGCTGCGCATCACGATGTCCGACACGCTCTCGCGGGTCAGATAGTTGAGCGGGTCTCCCTCATCCGGCTGGGCGATCACCAGCAAGGCCGACGATTGCGCGGCCCGGATCATCGCCGCCGCGCGGTCCCCTTCGGCTTCCAGCCAGTCCGTCGGCACCTCGCCGGCCGCGGCCTCGAACTCCGGGCGCAGCCTGCCGATATGGGCGTCGATCTCCGTGCCGTGCACCTCGCGGAGCCGGTCCATCACCTCGTTGTTCGGCAGGGCCGGCCAGACCGATGCGGAGACCGCGGGGTTGGGCAGCCGGGCGAAGACGCCGACCAGTTCGCCGCCGTACCGCCGGGCGATCGCTGTCGCGAAGGCCACCCGTTTCGCACAGGCCCTGTCGCCGTCCACATTCACCGCCACCCGATGGAACGCCATGACCGCCTCCTGCAAAGAAAACCGGTGCGAAATCAGACTATCCCGGCACCCCGCCCGAAGCGTTGATCTGAATCAAACGCTACAAGCGCGACGGCACCCCCACCTGGCTTCCTCCTCTGAAGAGGGGGAGGAAAACGATGCCCGTGGTGCGAGCTCAAGCTACGACCCGGTTCTCCACCGCCGCGCCCTCGCGCAGGGCGCGAACCACGGCCTCCGAGGTCGAGACCAGGCCGAAATGGGTGCCGATATCGTAGAGGCTCGACTCCTGTTCGCGCGGGCCGGTCGCGGCAACGCAGTCCTCGGGCACGATCACCCGGTAGCCGTGGAAGAAGGCGTCATGGACCGTCGAGCGCACGCAGATGTTGGTGACGACGCCGACGACGATCAGCGTATCGGCCTCCATGTCCTTCAGGCTGAGGTCGAGGTCAGTGTTGAAGAAGCCGGAATAGCGCCGCTTGACGATCTCGATGTCGCCGGGCTGCCGGTCAAGCGCGTCGATCACCCCGGCGCCCCAGCTGCCCTCGATGCAGTGGGGCGTCCGCTTGAGGAATTCGCGCTCGCGCCTTGCCTGCGGCCGGTGGGTATCCTTGATGAAGGCGACGGTCCCGTCGGTGTCGCGAACGGCCGCGATCACCGCGTTCTGCGGCGGCACCAGCCGCTCCGAGCCGGGCAGGACCATCGCGCCGCCCTCGGCGCAGAAATCGTTCATCATGTCCACGACGAGGACCGCGGTATGCGGCGGCGACAGGGTCATGCTGTCGTCGCTGTGCCGGTGGGCGGAAAAGCTGTCCATCGGGGACTCCCGGCTTGGGGCCGTCTACAATAGCGCCGTGCATCGACGATGAGAAGGAGGCGCCGATGAGCGACACCGGTAAGCGGAGCCGGACCGGCCGGACCGGCTCCGAGGTCGGCCGGCGGACCGTGCTGAAAGCCGGCGCCGCGGCGGCCGGCGCGGTTGCGGCAGGCCCGCTCGCCGTCTTTTCGCGCGGCGCCCGCGCCGCGGACCGGCTGCGGGTGCTGACATGGCCGGGCTACGAAGAAAAGGCGGTCGCGGAGGAGTTCGAGGACACGCACGGCATCAAGCTGGATTTCAAGGTCTATATCGGCGGCGAGCAGATGCTCCGGTCGTTCAACCGGGCACCGCGCGGGACCTACGACACTGTGCTGGTCGACGCCGAGTACGTTCGCAAGCTCGCCGCCATGGACGCGATCGAACCCTACAGTCCGGGAGAGATACCGGAACTCGCCAACTACCATCCCCGGTTCAGGACCATGCGCCAGGTCAGGGCGGGCGGCGGCCGGATATGGGGCACGGCCACGCGCTTCGGTTTCTACGCCATCTCCTACAACGCCGACCGCATGAGCCGGGCAGCGAGCGGGGACTGGAATTCGCTGTTTCTGCCCGGGCTTGCCGGCCGGATCGGCGTTCTGGACTGGTATCTGCCGAACATGGGCATTGCGAGCCTCGCGGTTCATCCCGGCAAGGAAAACCCCTACGACCTGAGCGACGAGCAGCTAGGCGCGGTCAGGGCGTGGCTGCTCAGACTGAGGCCACAGGTCGGCATGCTGGGCGCCAGCAGCCGGCCCATCGCGCAGGCCATGATCGAAGGCGACATCGTTGCCGCCATGGTCGGAGACCTCGATATCGATCTCAAGCTCGCCGGTTACCCCAACTTCGAGGCGACAATTCCGAAACAGGGCGGCATCCGCTGGCAGGAAGTGGCCACCGTGTGCAAGCAAAGCCGGAACAAGGATCTCGCTCTCGAGTGGATCAGGTATGTCAGTCAGGCCCATGTCCAGGCGAAGCTCTGTTTCGCCAAGGCGTTCAAGGCCCGCGGCCCGAACCTCAAGGTCGCAGACCATTGGACTGCCGAGCAGAACCGGCTCATGGGCTACGACCCTGATCCGGAAAACCGCGGCCGGATGCGCGTGGAGGCGTTGATCGACCGCAGCGTCGCCCGCGACCTCCCGGTCCGGCAGAAGACGAAAGCCTGGATCGACATTTTCAACGAATTCAGGGCCGGCTAGGGCCGCCCGACGGTACTGGCCCGGCGACACTGACACAGCGCATCGACGGCGCCCTAAGCGGACCGGGCGCCGGCCGCGAGCATCTCGATCATCTTGTCGCGCATGACAAATTTTTGCGGCTTGCCGGTCACGGTCATCGGCAATTCGTCGACGAAGCGGACGTAGCGCGGAATCTTGTAGTGAGCGATCTGGCCGCGGCAGAAGTCGCGGATCGACTCCTCGGTCTCCGCCGCGCCCGGCTGCAGTACGATCCAGGCGCAGACCTCCTCGCCATAGCGCTCGTCCGGTACGCCGAAGACCTGGACGTCCTGAACGTTGTCATGGCGCAGCAGGAATTCCTCGACCTCGCGCGGATAGACGTTCTCGCCGCCGCGGATCAGCATGTCCTTGACCCGGCCGACGATCTCGCAATAGCCCTCGGCGTCGATGGTCGCCAGGTCGCCGGTGTGCATCCAGCCTTCGGCGTCGACCGCCTCGCGCGTGCGCTCCAGGTCGCCCCAGTAGCCGCGCATCACCAGGTAGCCGCGGGTGCACAGTTCGCCCCGTTCGCCGACCGGCAGCGTCCGTCCGTCATCGGGATCGACGATCTTGCATTCGGCGTGCGGCTGGATGCGGCCGACCGTCGAGACGCGCTTCTCGATCGGGTCGTCGGTCGCGCTCTGGAACGAGACCGGGCTGGTTTCGGTCATGCCGTAGGCGATGGTCACGTCCGACATGTTCATGTCGCCGATCACCTGCTTCATGGTCTCGATCGGGCAGGGCGCGCCCGCCATGATGCCGGTGCGCAGGGCCGAGAGGTCCGCTTTCGCGAAATCGGGATGGGACAACATGGCGATGAACATGGTCGGCACGCCGTAGAGGGCCGTGCATTTCTCGTCGTTCAGCGCCTTCAGCGTGTCGCCGGGCTCGAAGCCTTCGCCGGGGAAGGTCATGGCGGCGCCCTTGGTGACGCAGCCCAGCGTGCCCATGACCATGCCGAAGCAGTGGTAGAGTGGCACCGGGATGCACAGCCGGTCGGCCGCGGTGAAGCGCATCGCGTCGGTGGTGAAGCGGGCGTTGTTGACGATGTTGCGGTGGGTCAGCGTGGCGCCCTTGGGTGCGCCGGTGGTGCCGCTGGTGAACTGGATGTTGATCGGGTCGCCGGGCTCCAGCGTCGCGCCGATATCGTCGACCATCTTCAGGGCCGCCGGCCCGGCCATGCCGGCAACGTCGCCGAAATTGACCATGCCGGGGGATTTGGCGTCGCCCATGCGGATGACGGTGCGCAGCTGGGGCAGCTTTGCCGATTGCAGCCTGCCGGGCTCGGCGTCCGCCAACTCCGGCCCCAGCGATTGCAGCATTTCCAGGTAACGGCTGGTCTTGAAGGACTCGGCCAGGATCACCCCTTTGCAGCCGACCTTGTTGAGGGCGTATTCCAGCTCCGCCAGCCGGTAGGCCGGATTGATGTTGACCATCACCGCGCCGATCTCTGCGGTCGCAAACTGGGTCAGCACCCATTCCGGCCGGTTCGGCGCCCAGATGCCGATCCGGTCGCCCTTGCCGAAGCCGAGCGCCACCAGGCCGGCGGCGAAGCGGCGCGCCTCTTCCTTCAGTTCGCGCCAGGTCCAGCGCAGGCCGCTGTCGCAGAACACCGCGGCCAGGGCCTCGGGATAAGCGGCCGCCGTATCGGCGAGCAGCGCGCCGATGGTTTTTTCCAGCAGCGCGGGCGCCTTCGCGCCGATAACGTGGGAGAGGCCATCGCGCGGCCCCTGGTCGTGCGGGGCGTCCGCTCCGCCGGCTTCGGAGGCCTTGTCCAGCGACGTAATCGGCTTGGCGAGATCTACGGTCCAGTCGGTGCTCATGATCTTGGTGTCCGGGTTCCAGGCTCCGGCCTACAGGGTCCGCCAGTCTTCGTCCTGTTCGAAGGCGTGCGCCGCCCGGTAGATCGCCGATTCGTCGTAATGCTTCCCGGTCAGCATCAGGCCGACGGGAAGGCCGTCGCTCAGGCCGCAGGGTATGCTCATCGACGGATGCCCGGTAATGTCGAACGGCGCGGTGTTCGGAATCATCTCGAACGCCCGCTGAATATACAGCGAGAGCGGCGCATCGGGGCCGGGAATCGGCGGCGCGACCATCGGCAGGGTCGGCATCAACAGCAGGTCGTAGCGGCCGAGCACGTCGTCGTAGGCGGCGGTCAGCTGACGCGCCAGGTTCTGCGACTTGGCGAAATAATGCCCGCGATGATGCTTCAGCATGTATTCGCCGATCATCATGGTGATCTTGAGGCTGTGGGACAGCTCGTCGGCCCGCGCGCGCCAGTTGGCGTGGGCGTCGAGCAGGCTGGTGACGTAGAGGCCCTTCCAGCTCGTGCCGAAGCCGTTGCCCTTCATCATCGTATTGGTCGCGCCCTCCAGCGCGACCGGCGTCCAGATCGCCAGGCCGTCGCTGTGCATCGAGATCGAGACGTCCTCGACGGTCGCGCCCATGGCGCGGAACCGCTCGGCCGCCGCGCGCACCTTGGCGTCGACGCCGGGCTCGCTGTTGTCCAGGCCGAAGCCTTCCTGGACGACGCCGATGCGCATGCCGCCGGCGCCCCGGCCGATTGCTTTCGTATAGTCATCCACCCGCGGCTTGTACTGGCGCGGGTCCAGCCCGTCCGCGCCGGCGATCACTTCGAGCAGCAGGGCGTTGTCCGCAACATTGCCGGTCATCGGGCCGGTATGGTCGATGGTCGGCTCGATCGGCATGACGCCGGTGTAGGGCACGAGGCCGTGGGTCGGCTTCATGCCGTAGCAGCCGCTGAACGACGCCGGAATCCGGATCGAGCCGCCCTGGTCGCCGCCGATCGCCATGTCAACCTCGCCGGCGCCGACCAGCGCGCCGGAGCCAGACGACGAGCCGCCGGCCGTGTGGCCGATCTTCCAGGGATTGTGCACCGGCGCAGAGGCGTTGGTGTGGCTGCCGCCGGACAGGCAAAAATATTCGCAATGGGCCTTGCCGGCGATGGTGGCGCCTTCGTCGAGCATCCGCGTGACGATGGTGGCGTCGAGGTCCGGCGTATAGCCTTCCAGCGTCGAGGCGCCGTTCATCATCGGCACGCCGGCGAGGCAGACATTGTCTTTCAGCGCCACCGTCTTGCCGTCCAGCCTGCCGCCCGGCGCGCCGCGGATCTCGCATTTGATGTACCAGGCGTTCATTGGGTTTTCGCTGTCGCCGGGCCGGGTGCCAGGGGTGCGCGGATACTTGACCGTGGGCGGCGCATCGCGCAGCGCGTCGACACGGTCGTAGGCCGCCAGCGTCGGCTCCATCAGGTCGAGGAATGACTCGATTTCGCCGTCGCTCATGCTCATGCCGAAGGAGCGGACGATGTCGCGCATCTGGTCCAAGGTGGGGCGTCTGACGGTCATGGCATTTCCGATCGGCTGGGCCGGCGGTGGAGGCGGCGTTTCGGGTGGGCGTGGCGGCGGTTTTGGAGCCGGGGTCCGGAGGTGCACCTGCGGTTGCGGCCGGGCAAGCGGGGCGGCAGCCACGCCGGCGGGGATGGCGGCAGGCGCCGGGGCCGGCGCGGCGGCGGTCCGGGCGCTCCCGCCGCCCAGGCCGGCGAATTCCTCGATCAGGCCGGTGGCGCCGAAGCTGTCGCGGGCGATCTCCGCCTTCACCGCGCCGCGTTCGAGCACGAGGATCCGGTCGGACAGTTGGGTCAGGAATTCCAGATTCTGTTCGACCAGCAGGAGGGTGAGGCCGCGGCTTTGCCGGATCGACACCAGGGTCTCCGCCATCTCCTCGATGATCGACGGCTGGATGCCCTCGGTCGGCTCGTCGAGCAGGAACAGCACCGGATCGGCGATCAGGCAGCGCGCGACCGCGAGAATCTGCTGCTCGCCGCCGCTCAGCACGCCGCCCTGGCGGTCGAGCAGCGGGGCAAGGCGCGGAAAGTCGGCGACGATCCGGTCGATGCCGGCCTCCGCGCTGGCATCGCCGGTCTCCTCGCTCCAGGCGAAGTGCAGGTTCTCGCGCACCGTGAGATTGGGAAAGATGCCGCGGCCCTGGGGCACGTAGCCGAAGCCGAGCCGGCTGCGCCGCCAGGTCGGCAGCCGTGTGATCGGCGTCCCCTCGAAGGTGATCTGGCCGCCGGTCGCCGGCAGCAGGCCCATCAGGGTCTTGAGCAGGGTGGATTTGCCCATGCCGTTGTGGCCGAGCAGGCCGAGCACCTCGTTCTCGGTGAGGTCCATCGAGACCCCGCGCAGCACGGGGATGTCGCCGTAACCGGCGCGCAGGCCCTGGACCGACAGGATCGCGTCGCCTCGGGCCACGGGCCCGTCCGGGCCGCTGGCCGGGCTGCCGTTCGCCGGATTCCCGTTCGTCGGGGCTTCGGCGTTCATTGCGACTTGCCCAGATAGACGTCGCGCACCAGCGGGTCGCCCAGCACCGTATCGACATGGCCTTCGGTGAGGATGCGCCCCTGGTGCAGCACCGTGACGGTTTTCGCCAGCTGCCGGATGAAATGCATGTCGTGCTCGACGACGATGATCGCCGCGCGGTCGTTCATTTCGACGATGATCTCGACGGCGCGCTCCGCTTCTTCGGCGGTCAGTCCGGCGGCCGGTTCGTCCAGCAGGATCAGCCAGGGGTCTCCGGCCAGCACGGTGCCGAATTCGACGAGCTGGCGCCGGCCGTGGGCCAGGTTGCCGACCGGTTCGCCGGCGCTGTCGGCGATGCCGATGCGCTCCAGGGTCTCGGCGACGATGCGGTCGGCCTCGCGGGTCGAATTGCGCTTGCGCGCGGCGATCCAGATATTCTCGCGCACGCTCAGGCCGTTCATCACGCTCGGCACCTGGGTCTTGATGCCGACGCCGAGGCCGGCGATCTCGTGCGGATGGGCGCCGACGCAATCGATGCCGCGGATGCGGATGTCGCCCTCGCTCGGCCGCAGGACGCCGGTCAGGCACTTGAAGAAGGTGCTCTTGCCAGCGCCGTTCGGGCCGATGAGGCAGCGCAGCTCCTTGTCGGCGAGGACGAAATCGACCGAGTCGAGCGCCGTCACGCCGCCGAAGCGGACGCTGACCCCGCGCGCCTCCACGACTCCGTCGCGCGCGCCCCAACCCAAGGGGGCGCGCCCATTACGCCCAGGTCCCCCCGCCCCCGCCCCCCCCCCCCCCCCCCCCCCCCCCCCCCCCCCCCCGGGCCCCCCCCCCGGCGCCCGCGGGGCCCCCGGGCCCCGCCCCCCCCCGGCCCTGCCGGCCCGGCCCGGCCGCGCCTTGCCCATCCAGCCCTGGATCGACGGCACCACGCCGCGCGGCAGGAACAGGATGAACAGGATCAGGATCACCCCGAAGACCAGCGTGGCCTCGAGCGGGTTCTCCCTGCCGAACACCTCTTTCACCGCGCGCAGGCCGAGGACGAATTTGAGATAGCCGAGCACGGCGGCACCGATCATCGGCCCGATCAGGGTGCCGGCGCCGCCGACGATGACCCAGATGATGATTTCCGCGGCGAGGCCGAGGCCGAACAGTTCCGGCGTGATGATCTCGGCCGCGTTGGCGTAGAGGCAGCCGGCGAGGCCGGCGAGCGCGCCGCCGAAGGCGAAGGCCGCCGTCTTGCGGGCGCGTACGTCGTAGCCCAGCAGCTCGATGCGCTGCTCATTCTCGCGCAGGCCGACCAGGATGCGGCCGAACGGGCTGCCGAGAAGCCAGCGGGTGAGCAGGTAGCACAGCACCAGGACGACGAAGGTGAGGTAGTACAGGTTCTCGTCGTAGATGTAGGCTTCCGGATCGCCGGGAATGTGGAGCGTTGGAAAGCCCGGAATGCCGTTGAAGCCGCCGAGCCGGGCCTCGCCGATCACCCATTGCTCGCCGGCCGTGTGGTTCATGAAGCGGAACAGGATCAGGCTCACCACCAGGGTCACGACGGCAAGATAGACGTCGCTCAGCCGGCCATAGAACATCATGGCGCCGAGAATGGCGGCGAACAGGGCGGGCAAGAGGATCGCGAGGAAAAAGCCGCTCCAGGCTTCGCCGGTATTGATCGCGGTCAGGGCGTAGACATAGGCGCCGAGGCCGTAGAAGGCCGTCTGGCCAAAGCACAGGATGCCGCCGTAGCCCCACACGAAGCCGAGGCTGAGGGCCAGCAGCGCATAGGCGGCGAAGGTCGTCAGGTTCAGGACGTCGAAAAAGACCGGCAGCACGAACATGAGGATCGCCGCAACGACGACCGAGGAAAGGATCTGCCGGGCGGTCATGGCCGGGCGCCCTTACAGCCGGTTGCGGAAGAAGCGGCCGGAAATGCCGGTCGGCAGCAGCCGCAGCAGGATAACGGCGGCGACCAGAAGGCCGATCTCGCCGATCACGGAATTCGTCACGAAGGTGACGAGCTGCGAGACGATGCCGAAGAAGCCGGAACTGGCGATCAGGCCGGAGACGACCGACGCGCCGCCGGAGATCACCGTGATGAACGCCTTGGCGATGTAGAGCAATCCGGCGGTCGGGCCGATGCCGACCAGGGGCGCCAGCACGCCGCCGGCCAGCCCGGTGAGCGCCGAGCCGGCCGCAAAGGTCACCATGTAGACCTTTGAGGTGTTGTAGCCGAAGGCGGTGGCCATATCGGCGTTTTGCATGGCGCCGCGGGCGATCAGGCCGGCGCGGGTATATTTCAGCACGCCGTAGACCAGCAGCACGACGCCGACGGCGCTGGCGATGATGAAGATCGTATAGCCGCTGAGCGAGTAGTCGCCGACCGCGAAGCCGCCGATCGGCGCCTTGATGCTGGTCGTGGTCGGCCCGAAGATCAGCGTGAAGGCGCCGATCATGGCCAGGCTCAGGCCCCAGGTCGCCAGCATGGTGTTGATCAGCCGGCCGTAGAGGAAGCGGATGATCAGCCGTTCGGCAACGATGCCGAACGCCGCCACGACCAGCGGGGCGATCACCAGCATCGAGACGAAGATATCGATGCCCAGCGTGTTGTGGGAGACGATCGCGGCGTAGCCGCCGAGCAGAACGAATTCGCCGTGGGCGAGGTTGATGACGCGCATCATCCCGAACACGACCGCGAGTCCGGCGCTGATGAGCGCCAGAAACGCGATCGTGTACAGGACCTCGTAGACGACAACCGCCGCCAGATCCATCGAAGCGCTGCCGTCCTTTTCCGTCAGTCGAACGAGACCTTGGAAGCAGCCGGGATCAGATCTTGATCTCGTACTGCTTGGTATCGTTCGGGTTCTTCTCCAGGTCGCAGACCCGCTGCGTGTCCGACGGCGGGATCTGGCTGTAGCTCTTGAGAATTGTCAGCGTCTGATTCTTGACCTCGATCAGATGCATGTCGTGGGTGACATGATGCGTCTTCGGGTCGATCGTCACCTTGCCGGTCGGGCCGGTGTAGCTGATGCCGCTTTCCAGCGCCTCGATCACCTTCATCCGGTCGAGCGTA
This genomic interval from Rhodospirillaceae bacterium contains the following:
- a CDS encoding branched-chain amino acid ABC transporter permease, whose amino-acid sequence is MDLAAVVVYEVLYTIAFLALISAGLAVVFGMMRVINLAHGEFVLLGGYAAIVSHNTLGIDIFVSMLVIAPLVVAAFGIVAERLIIRFLYGRLINTMLATWGLSLAMIGAFTLIFGPTTTSIKAPIGGFAVGDYSLSGYTIFIIASAVGVVLLVYGVLKYTRAGLIARGAMQNADMATAFGYNTSKVYMVTFAAGSALTGLAGGVLAPLVGIGPTAGLLYIAKAFITVISGGASVVSGLIASSGFFGIVSQLVTFVTNSVIGEIGLLVAAVILLRLLPTGISGRFFRNRL